From one Verrucomicrobiales bacterium genomic stretch:
- a CDS encoding methyl-accepting chemotaxis protein: protein MNRMKTWSLTAKLVCSFVLIGAIPLVVIGVLSTRSIHTLGERLADSFRAAAQASLEDIDRNLFERYGDVQAFGLNSVIQDQNAWYKVGSDKNPVAEVMNRYVGLYGLYDLSVAVDPEGRVLAVNDRDSGGKPLETTWLYEQNFKSASWFQAVSEGKFLKSDLLDGTVVEDLAVSELVKKACGNQGLVMGFSAPVKDAAGKVIAYWYNAAKFSLVEEILMDAYEDAAKRGFDQAELTLLDSKGRVLGTHDPMARGGNKSFQHDSEAFLKSNLASAGIESAKRVITGEQGFVHETHERKPGQFVSGFVRSKGALGFPGLGWSLLLRVPEAQAQAVALAALRNNLIVFGASIVGLVLAAWWLGRSLARPIVAQLQSIRVLTDDVSSAAIQISSASHSLAEGASDQAASLEESGAALEEIASMTKRTAENARSARESSGQALQTAQQGAEQLRGMGQTVEQIRGAVGHMQTAVRDIEISGGEVAKIVKTIDEIAFQTNILALNAAVEAARAGEAGLGFAVVADEVRSLAQRSAQAAKDTAQRIDDSIQKSTNGVRASERVVTSLTEVTERSLEVEKSFQAIVTQTQSVNQVMNEIANATQEQSTGLSQVNLAVSRVDKIVQGTAAAAEQTASASEELKAQSISQREAIRAAEQLVTGAVAGGVEASAPRAAEPVRRPQAAVPSSRPSKSGSSSGSSLNTFKPSSGTSASAAHGAKVTRPSGGDDLPMPEVSKRAASGPGQAAAAHGESNPLDSSFRDF, encoded by the coding sequence ATGAACAGAATGAAGACCTGGAGCCTGACCGCCAAGCTGGTCTGCAGCTTTGTGTTGATTGGCGCAATTCCCTTGGTGGTAATCGGTGTCCTCAGCACCCGATCCATCCACACACTCGGCGAACGTCTCGCTGACTCCTTCCGCGCGGCGGCTCAAGCCTCCCTGGAGGACATCGATCGCAATCTGTTCGAGCGTTATGGGGATGTGCAGGCGTTTGGTCTGAACTCCGTAATCCAGGATCAAAACGCCTGGTATAAGGTTGGATCCGACAAGAATCCGGTGGCCGAGGTGATGAATCGTTACGTCGGCTTATATGGGCTGTATGATCTCTCGGTGGCGGTGGATCCAGAGGGGCGTGTCCTGGCGGTCAACGACCGGGATTCTGGTGGGAAGCCCTTGGAGACAACTTGGCTTTACGAGCAGAATTTTAAGTCGGCCAGTTGGTTTCAGGCGGTGAGCGAAGGGAAGTTTCTTAAGAGCGATCTTTTGGACGGCACCGTCGTAGAGGACCTCGCGGTGAGCGAGTTGGTGAAGAAGGCTTGTGGCAACCAGGGGCTCGTGATGGGTTTTTCGGCCCCGGTTAAGGACGCGGCAGGAAAGGTCATTGCCTACTGGTATAATGCGGCCAAGTTCTCTTTGGTGGAGGAGATACTGATGGATGCCTACGAGGATGCCGCCAAGCGTGGATTCGACCAGGCGGAGCTAACTCTGTTGGATAGCAAGGGGCGTGTTTTAGGGACCCACGATCCGATGGCCAGGGGCGGAAACAAATCGTTTCAACATGACAGCGAGGCCTTTCTCAAGTCCAACCTGGCGAGCGCTGGAATTGAGTCGGCGAAGCGCGTGATCACTGGGGAACAGGGCTTTGTTCACGAGACCCACGAGCGCAAACCTGGACAGTTCGTCTCCGGATTCGTGCGTTCCAAGGGAGCCTTAGGATTTCCCGGGCTGGGTTGGAGTTTGCTGTTACGTGTCCCGGAGGCTCAAGCTCAAGCCGTGGCACTGGCCGCGTTGCGCAACAACTTGATCGTCTTTGGTGCGAGCATCGTGGGGTTGGTGTTGGCGGCCTGGTGGCTCGGTCGGTCACTGGCCAGACCGATCGTCGCTCAATTGCAGTCGATCCGAGTTCTGACCGATGATGTGTCGAGCGCGGCGATTCAGATTTCCTCCGCCAGCCATTCCCTCGCCGAAGGAGCCAGTGATCAAGCCGCGTCGCTCGAAGAGAGCGGCGCCGCACTTGAGGAGATAGCGAGCATGACCAAGCGGACAGCCGAGAATGCGCGGAGCGCCCGCGAGTCCTCCGGTCAAGCCCTTCAAACGGCCCAGCAGGGGGCGGAGCAGCTTCGCGGAATGGGACAAACCGTGGAGCAGATCCGCGGTGCGGTTGGCCATATGCAAACCGCTGTTCGTGACATTGAGATCTCCGGCGGCGAAGTGGCAAAGATCGTCAAGACGATTGATGAGATCGCCTTCCAGACCAACATTCTGGCACTGAATGCCGCGGTGGAGGCGGCTCGTGCCGGGGAGGCGGGCCTAGGCTTCGCGGTGGTTGCCGATGAAGTTCGCAGCCTGGCTCAGCGCAGCGCCCAGGCGGCGAAGGACACGGCTCAACGAATCGATGACTCCATCCAGAAGAGCACCAATGGCGTGCGGGCCAGCGAGCGGGTGGTCACCAGTCTGACCGAAGTCACGGAACGCTCTCTGGAGGTTGAAAAGAGCTTCCAAGCGATCGTCACCCAGACCCAGTCGGTAAATCAGGTGATGAATGAGATCGCCAATGCCACCCAGGAGCAGAGCACGGGATTATCGCAGGTTAATTTGGCGGTGAGCCGAGTCGACAAGATCGTGCAGGGTACCGCCGCCGCGGCCGAGCAGACGGCCAGCGCCTCGGAAGAGTTGAAAGCACAATCTATTTCGCAGCGTGAAGCCATTCGCGCCGCCGAACAGTTGGTGACGGGAGCAGTTGCCGGAGGAGTTGAGGCTTCGGCCCCTCGCGCGGCCGAACCGGTGCGTCGGCCCCAGGCGGCCGTTCCTAGCTCACGTCCATCGAAGTCCGGTTCAAGTTCAGGGTCATCCCTCAACACGTTCAAACCGAGCTCGGGGACTTCCGCATCGGCGGCGCATGGCGCAAAGGTAACTCGTCCGAGTGGGGGGGATGATCTGCCCATGCCGGAGGTTTCGAAGCGAGCTGCCTCTGGGCCTGGGCAGGCGGCGGCGGCTCACGGGGAATCTAACCCGCTGGACAGCTCGTTCCGCGATTTTTGA
- a CDS encoding purine-binding chemotaxis protein CheW — protein MNVAVGSKEEGLVACKGGKFLTFSLGRESYGLGILQVREIIRLPEITHVPCMPSYMRGVINLRGKVVPVADLRAKFGLPKGTQSERTCVIVVELAARGKSLMGLMVDAVEEVSNIPPADIEPTPDFGVRLNIDYILGIAKVKGGVKTLLDIDRVICEEALKGLRSAAAA, from the coding sequence ATGAACGTTGCTGTTGGATCGAAAGAGGAGGGGTTGGTTGCTTGCAAGGGTGGAAAGTTCCTGACGTTTTCGTTGGGAAGGGAATCCTACGGACTAGGAATCTTGCAGGTGCGGGAGATCATTCGTTTGCCCGAGATCACTCACGTGCCATGCATGCCGTCTTACATGCGCGGCGTGATCAACCTGCGGGGTAAGGTTGTCCCGGTGGCTGACTTGCGAGCGAAGTTCGGACTTCCCAAGGGTACACAGAGCGAGCGCACGTGCGTCATCGTGGTTGAGCTTGCTGCGCGAGGCAAATCGCTCATGGGACTAATGGTGGACGCAGTCGAGGAGGTCAGCAACATCCCACCGGCCGACATCGAACCGACGCCTGACTTTGGTGTGCGTCTGAACATCGACTACATCCTCGGAATCGCGAAAGTGAAAGGGGGGGTGAAGACCCTTTTGGATATCGACCGGGTGATCTGCGAGGAGGCGTTGAAAGGACTGCGATCCGCGGCGGCAGCGTGA
- a CDS encoding 16S rRNA (uracil(1498)-N(3))-methyltransferase, with the protein MHRFFLPPERCQDRNLVLQGAEAHHAARVLRLEAGDAAVVLDGAGKSYQCRVTSSTKSSVVLEILSTLSQPAPVGRICLIAAIPKGQLFDEIVEQATELGVSEIVPLIAERGIVRLSGQEALSKQEKWQTTAREAMKQSGNLWAPAIQVPATFASLLSQESAPDLSLVASLAAGADEVRGVLAKYQERSGVSPRSIQIWVGPEGDFTPDELQKLAERGVCPITLGPWTLRCPTAVVSVVALLAHELRCCADPRFTPRPS; encoded by the coding sequence ATGCACCGCTTCTTCCTTCCTCCGGAGCGGTGTCAGGACCGAAACCTGGTGCTTCAGGGGGCTGAAGCGCATCACGCGGCGCGGGTACTTCGTCTGGAGGCGGGGGATGCCGCGGTGGTGCTCGACGGAGCTGGCAAGTCTTACCAGTGTCGGGTCACCAGCAGCACGAAGTCGAGTGTCGTTCTTGAGATCCTTTCCACGCTCAGTCAGCCGGCCCCCGTTGGTCGAATTTGCCTGATTGCCGCCATTCCCAAAGGACAGCTTTTCGATGAGATCGTCGAGCAAGCCACGGAGTTGGGAGTTTCCGAGATTGTTCCGCTGATCGCTGAGCGGGGCATTGTCCGTCTGTCGGGGCAGGAAGCCCTGTCCAAACAGGAGAAGTGGCAGACCACGGCGCGCGAAGCCATGAAGCAGAGCGGGAACCTCTGGGCTCCGGCGATCCAGGTGCCGGCGACCTTCGCCTCCCTTCTCTCCCAAGAATCTGCGCCCGATCTGTCACTGGTGGCCTCTTTGGCCGCCGGGGCCGACGAGGTTCGCGGAGTCTTGGCCAAGTACCAGGAGCGATCAGGTGTCAGCCCGCGATCCATCCAGATTTGGGTAGGGCCGGAGGGAGACTTCACCCCGGACGAGCTTCAAAAACTGGCGGAACGTGGTGTCTGTCCGATTACTCTGGGGCCGTGGACATTACGCTGTCCTACAGCGGTGGTATCGGTGGTTGCTCTTCTCGCTCATGAGCTTCGTTGCTGCGCCGATCCCAGGTTTACCCCTCGGCCGTCCTAG
- the dnaJ gene encoding molecular chaperone DnaJ encodes MAKRDYYEVLGVPKNATEDDLKKAYRKMAIKYHPDKNPGDKGAEEKFKELGEAYEVLNDPQKRAAYDQMGHDAFDPRRRASAGGGGFHDPADIFREVFGGSIFEEFLGGRRADPRAPQRGDDLRYDLELTFEEAVNGCEKEIAVSRLSSCERCSGSGADGSPRKRTCTTCGGRGQVVMARGIFSIAQNCPRCNGQGQMLENPCKSCEGAGRVERPNKVKLRIPAGVDTGTRLRSAGEGEAGVRGGGGGDLYVVLHVRAHDVFEREGDDLHCELPISFVQAALGAEVEVPTLTGKAHIRIPAGSQSGTTFRLKGKGVRNVHGHGHGDLHVRVIVEVPSKLNAAQRAKLEEFALLCDETVNPIGMSFLERAKNFFR; translated from the coding sequence ATGGCCAAGCGAGATTACTACGAGGTCTTGGGGGTACCCAAGAACGCGACTGAGGATGACTTGAAGAAGGCTTATCGCAAGATGGCCATTAAGTATCATCCGGATAAAAACCCCGGGGACAAAGGGGCCGAGGAGAAGTTCAAGGAACTGGGTGAGGCCTATGAGGTCCTGAACGATCCGCAGAAGCGAGCGGCCTACGATCAAATGGGACATGACGCCTTTGATCCACGGCGTCGGGCGAGCGCGGGCGGCGGTGGCTTCCATGACCCGGCGGATATTTTCCGCGAGGTTTTTGGCGGCAGCATTTTCGAGGAGTTTCTGGGTGGTCGCCGTGCCGATCCACGGGCTCCGCAGCGGGGCGATGATCTTCGCTATGACTTGGAACTGACTTTTGAGGAGGCGGTTAACGGATGCGAGAAGGAGATCGCGGTCAGCCGACTCTCGAGCTGCGAGCGTTGCTCGGGCTCCGGCGCGGACGGATCTCCGCGCAAGCGGACCTGCACGACCTGCGGCGGACGAGGGCAGGTGGTCATGGCGCGAGGAATTTTTAGCATCGCTCAGAACTGTCCTCGCTGCAACGGGCAGGGACAGATGCTGGAGAATCCCTGCAAGAGTTGTGAGGGGGCTGGACGGGTTGAGCGTCCGAACAAGGTCAAGCTACGCATCCCTGCAGGCGTCGACACGGGTACGCGGTTGCGGTCGGCCGGGGAAGGGGAGGCTGGAGTTCGGGGCGGCGGGGGCGGTGACCTTTACGTAGTTTTGCATGTTCGGGCTCACGACGTGTTTGAGCGCGAAGGTGATGATCTTCATTGCGAGCTTCCGATCAGTTTTGTCCAGGCTGCGCTAGGAGCCGAAGTGGAGGTTCCTACCTTGACCGGCAAGGCGCATATTCGGATCCCGGCCGGATCCCAGAGCGGCACCACTTTCCGGCTGAAGGGCAAAGGGGTGCGGAATGTTCACGGGCATGGACACGGAGATCTTCACGTGCGGGTCATCGTTGAGGTGCCCTCGAAGCTGAATGCCGCCCAGCGGGCCAAGCTGGAGGAGTTTGCGCTCCTGTGCGATGAGACCGTGAATCCCATCGGGATGAGCTTTCTCGAGCGTGCCAAGAATTTCTTTCGCTGA
- the grpE gene encoding nucleotide exchange factor GrpE produces the protein MENREPTAAPSSEGTGSDPQGGVPEPDFSPEAWVALQAKAAKAEENWNALLRTTADFDNFKKRAARERQDALKYATEGLLEKLVPVMDNFEMALMAANQASNATAESLRTGVNMIHQQLRTVLMDAGLAEVNALGQPFDPNIHEAVSQQESSEVAEGHVLQQLRKGYRLRERLLRPATVIVSKAPAS, from the coding sequence ATGGAAAATCGTGAACCAACTGCGGCACCGTCGTCCGAGGGCACGGGTTCGGATCCCCAGGGTGGGGTGCCCGAGCCGGACTTCTCTCCGGAGGCTTGGGTGGCTCTGCAAGCCAAGGCCGCCAAGGCCGAAGAGAATTGGAATGCGTTGCTGCGGACGACCGCCGATTTCGACAATTTCAAGAAACGCGCGGCCCGCGAGCGGCAAGACGCCCTCAAATACGCCACCGAGGGACTGCTCGAAAAGCTTGTTCCCGTGATGGACAACTTCGAGATGGCGTTGATGGCTGCCAATCAGGCTTCGAACGCCACGGCCGAATCCTTGCGCACGGGGGTCAACATGATTCACCAACAGCTGCGTACGGTGTTGATGGATGCCGGCCTCGCTGAGGTGAACGCCCTAGGGCAGCCCTTTGACCCGAACATCCACGAAGCGGTCTCGCAGCAGGAATCCTCGGAGGTTGCCGAAGGCCATGTCCTGCAGCAGCTCCGCAAGGGCTATCGGCTGCGCGAACGCCTGCTAAGGCCGGCGACAGTGATCGTTTCGAAGGCGCCTGCCTCCTAA
- the secA gene encoding preprotein translocase subunit SecA: MLGFIIKKVFGSKNDREIRRVRPMVARINEIEQSLQSQPEEVLRQKTADWKAKLAAIQDNDELAKELNAILPEAFAVVKNACRRLCGKDVIVRGHPIRWEMVPFDVQLIGGWALHSGRISEMATGEGKTLVATLPTYLNALTGRGVHVVTVNDYLAARDSEWMGAVYRFLGLTVGCIIHDQPPDVRRQQYSCDITYGTNAEFGFDYLRDNGMAEKREYQVQRGHYFAIVDEVDSILIDEARTPLIISGPAVINADNGLYAQMKGVVQSLVHAQEQLCVRFLREAQDVLKKLRPADGSNPKDPDILEMELGLLLYRVKTGNPRSEGLRHLLEDPSLASLMQKAELRLHADQSKKELYAQKEELFFAIEEKSHEADLTEKGRSFLSPKDADSFLLPDLPTEFHRIDSDGSLTAQDRLAAKAALQTQMEDKAQKIHVISQLLKAYSLYLCDVHYVVQDNKVIIVDENTGRLMTGRRWSEGLHAAVEAKEGVEVEKETQTYATITIQNYFRLYQKLAGMTGTAETEANEFHDIYKLGVLVIPTNRPCVRKDSNDTVYKTRREKFAAVLKEIREVHAQGRPILVGTVSVETSEGLSRMLKEAGIVHKVLNAKFHQQEAEIVSMAGQRGGVTIATNMAGRGTDIKLGPGVAELGGLHVIGTERHESRRIDRQLRGRCARQGDPGSSHFFISLEDDLMRLFGSDRIVKVMERVGLEEGQELEHPFLNRSIEQAQKRVEQHNFQQRKRTLEYDDVMNKQREVIYGFRNEILHGEDVRDQLMDVMEEVVIAKVDEFTAPTSEPREWNLRGLSDWINLNFPLGVTEEQLVKRAEEGQEAPVAGSVFDGLSAHQFALCRFVVDEVRQAYELKVSHEDTKALNQMERITMISAIDRLWQEHLYHMDSLRNSIGLRAYGQRDPLIEYKAEAFKVFEEMMVGVKSEICHNIFRSASSLRAFENFLRGMQQRAQTIHAEASSFGGGASPAGGSGAGAGNASDMVSEASEAVAKATPVRLGPKVGRNDPCPCGSGKKYKQCCGKH, encoded by the coding sequence ATGTTAGGATTTATCATTAAAAAGGTTTTCGGCTCGAAGAACGACCGAGAAATCAGGCGCGTGCGCCCTATGGTTGCACGTATCAACGAGATCGAGCAGAGCTTGCAGTCTCAGCCCGAGGAGGTCCTTCGCCAGAAAACCGCGGACTGGAAGGCCAAGCTCGCGGCCATCCAGGACAATGATGAACTCGCCAAGGAGCTGAACGCGATTCTTCCTGAAGCGTTCGCCGTGGTGAAGAATGCCTGCCGTCGTCTGTGTGGCAAAGACGTCATTGTGCGGGGGCATCCCATTCGCTGGGAGATGGTTCCCTTCGACGTCCAGTTGATCGGGGGCTGGGCGCTTCACAGCGGCCGCATTTCGGAAATGGCCACGGGCGAAGGCAAGACTTTGGTGGCTACTTTACCAACCTACTTGAACGCTCTCACGGGCCGAGGGGTTCACGTGGTGACGGTCAACGATTACCTGGCCGCTCGCGATAGCGAATGGATGGGGGCGGTTTATCGTTTTCTGGGGTTGACCGTCGGCTGCATCATCCACGACCAACCCCCAGATGTCCGCCGCCAACAGTATTCGTGTGACATCACCTATGGCACGAACGCTGAGTTTGGTTTTGACTACTTGCGTGACAACGGCATGGCTGAAAAGCGCGAATATCAGGTTCAGCGCGGCCACTATTTCGCCATCGTCGACGAGGTGGATTCCATTCTCATCGACGAGGCCCGGACTCCCCTGATCATCAGCGGTCCGGCGGTCATCAACGCTGACAACGGGCTCTACGCCCAGATGAAAGGGGTCGTTCAGAGCCTGGTTCACGCTCAAGAGCAGCTGTGCGTCCGGTTTTTGCGTGAAGCGCAGGACGTGCTCAAAAAACTGCGTCCGGCGGACGGATCGAACCCCAAGGATCCTGACATACTGGAGATGGAGCTAGGTTTGCTTCTCTACCGGGTCAAGACGGGTAACCCACGTTCTGAGGGGCTTAGGCATCTCTTGGAAGATCCCTCCCTGGCCTCCTTGATGCAGAAGGCGGAGTTGCGGCTGCATGCCGACCAGTCCAAGAAGGAGCTTTATGCCCAGAAGGAGGAGCTTTTTTTCGCGATCGAGGAGAAGAGCCACGAGGCGGATCTGACCGAGAAGGGGCGGAGTTTCTTGAGCCCCAAGGACGCCGATTCCTTTTTGCTCCCCGATTTGCCCACTGAGTTTCACCGAATCGATTCGGACGGTTCTCTCACGGCCCAAGATCGATTGGCCGCCAAAGCCGCGTTGCAGACGCAGATGGAGGACAAGGCTCAGAAGATCCATGTTATCTCGCAGTTGCTCAAGGCCTACAGCCTCTACCTGTGCGATGTCCACTACGTGGTGCAGGACAATAAGGTCATCATCGTCGATGAGAACACCGGCCGATTGATGACGGGTCGTCGGTGGAGCGAAGGGCTTCACGCGGCGGTCGAGGCCAAGGAAGGGGTTGAGGTTGAGAAAGAAACACAAACCTACGCCACCATCACGATTCAGAACTATTTCCGTCTGTATCAAAAGCTGGCGGGAATGACGGGAACGGCCGAGACCGAGGCCAACGAGTTTCACGACATTTACAAACTGGGTGTGCTGGTGATTCCCACCAATCGACCCTGTGTCCGCAAGGACAGCAATGACACGGTTTACAAGACTAGGCGCGAGAAGTTCGCTGCCGTGCTGAAGGAAATTCGCGAAGTGCATGCCCAGGGCCGTCCGATCTTGGTGGGCACCGTTTCGGTGGAGACCAGCGAAGGGCTCTCTCGCATGCTCAAGGAAGCCGGCATCGTTCACAAGGTGCTCAACGCGAAGTTCCATCAGCAGGAAGCGGAGATCGTCTCCATGGCCGGCCAGCGGGGCGGGGTCACGATTGCCACCAACATGGCTGGCCGTGGCACGGATATTAAGCTCGGACCTGGGGTGGCGGAGCTGGGAGGGCTGCACGTGATCGGCACCGAACGTCACGAATCGCGTCGTATTGATCGGCAGCTGCGCGGTCGTTGCGCGCGTCAGGGTGATCCGGGCTCGTCGCACTTTTTCATCTCGCTGGAGGACGATCTCATGCGTTTGTTCGGTTCCGATCGCATCGTGAAAGTCATGGAGCGGGTGGGGTTGGAGGAAGGGCAGGAGCTGGAGCATCCTTTCCTGAATCGATCCATCGAACAGGCTCAGAAGCGCGTCGAGCAGCATAATTTCCAGCAGCGGAAACGCACGCTGGAGTATGACGACGTCATGAATAAGCAGCGGGAGGTCATCTATGGCTTCCGCAACGAGATCCTCCATGGTGAGGATGTGCGCGACCAGTTGATGGATGTGATGGAGGAGGTGGTCATCGCCAAGGTCGACGAGTTCACCGCCCCGACATCCGAGCCGCGTGAATGGAATCTCCGCGGGCTTTCCGACTGGATAAACCTGAATTTCCCCCTGGGCGTCACCGAAGAGCAGCTGGTGAAACGGGCGGAGGAGGGGCAGGAAGCGCCGGTGGCGGGTTCGGTATTTGACGGCCTGAGCGCGCATCAGTTTGCGTTGTGCCGCTTCGTGGTCGATGAAGTGCGCCAGGCGTACGAGCTGAAGGTCAGCCATGAGGATACCAAGGCGTTGAATCAGATGGAGAGGATCACGATGATCTCCGCCATCGATCGCCTGTGGCAGGAGCATCTCTATCACATGGACAGCCTCCGAAACAGCATCGGCCTTCGGGCTTATGGTCAGCGGGATCCGCTGATTGAGTACAAGGCGGAAGCGTTCAAGGTGTTTGAGGAGATGATGGTGGGCGTGAAGTCGGAGATCTGCCACAACATCTTCCGCAGCGCCTCCAGCCTGCGCGCCTTCGAGAATTTCCTCCGGGGCATGCAGCAGCGCGCACAGACCATTCATGCGGAGGCCAGTTCATTTGGTGGCGGAGCCAGCCCTGCGGGTGGTTCGGGAGCTGGGGCTGGCAACGCCAGCGACATGGTGAGCGAGGCCTCGGAGGCGGTCGCCAAAGCCACTCCGGTTCGGCTCGGGCCGAAAGTGGGGCGCAACGATCCTTGCCCCTGTGGAAGCGGCAAGAAGTACAAGCAGTGCTGCGGCAAGCACTGA
- a CDS encoding RluA family pseudouridine synthase, translated as MTTHPLPIKLSVPEAHLFWEIEVLYEDEHLLAVSKPAGLHATPDREAPRMPHLMGLLHAGIAQAKPFATSRHLSYLASTHRLDPEVSGVLLMAKSKPVLIALANEFSTGKPYLGYVALVAGDLGQAKLTVNAGLIEHPQRPDLQRVDTKKGKMARTELTIAEKFRGYSLLNCRLSTHRHHQVRAHLQHIKLPACGDKPYGGKQLLLSQMKKRYQVKDGKSERPLTTGPALHAERIWFKHPVTGLPLEIRAPWPKELTVAVKYLRRYMANSF; from the coding sequence ATGACAACCCATCCACTCCCTATAAAATTGTCCGTTCCCGAGGCTCATCTGTTTTGGGAGATTGAGGTGCTCTACGAGGACGAGCACTTGCTGGCGGTTTCGAAGCCGGCCGGGCTGCACGCTACGCCCGACCGTGAGGCCCCGCGAATGCCTCATCTGATGGGCCTTCTTCATGCCGGGATCGCTCAGGCTAAACCCTTTGCTACCTCCCGTCACTTATCCTACCTGGCCAGTACCCATCGGCTGGATCCGGAGGTCAGTGGCGTACTCCTCATGGCTAAATCGAAACCGGTGTTGATCGCGTTGGCCAATGAGTTCAGCACGGGCAAGCCCTATCTGGGCTATGTGGCCCTGGTGGCGGGTGATCTGGGGCAGGCGAAGTTGACGGTCAACGCCGGGCTAATCGAGCATCCTCAGCGTCCCGATCTTCAACGGGTTGACACCAAAAAAGGCAAGATGGCACGGACCGAGTTGACCATCGCTGAGAAGTTCAGAGGGTATTCCCTGCTTAACTGTCGGCTGTCCACGCATCGTCACCATCAAGTTCGTGCCCATCTGCAACATATCAAGCTGCCGGCCTGTGGAGATAAGCCCTACGGCGGCAAACAGTTGCTGCTATCTCAGATGAAAAAACGCTATCAGGTCAAGGATGGGAAGAGCGAGCGACCGCTCACGACCGGGCCGGCCCTGCATGCGGAGCGAATTTGGTTCAAGCATCCCGTCACGGGTTTACCCCTTGAGATTCGGGCTCCTTGGCCGAAGGAGTTAACGGTGGCTGTGAAATATCTGCGCCGGTATATGGCCAATTCTTTTTGA